A region of the Rhea pennata isolate bPtePen1 chromosome 35 unlocalized genomic scaffold, bPtePen1.pri SUPER_35_unloc_5, whole genome shotgun sequence genome:
ACCACGTAGGTGTCGTCCGGGAGCAGCCCATCGCGGAAGAGCcacctgcgggggggggggggggcaccgtggggcggccgtggggcagccgtggggcggccgtggggcggcacGTGCCCGCGGGCGTCCTACCAGACGGTGGGGTAGATCTTCTTCTTGGCCAGGTCGCCCTGCGGCGGAGGGAAGAGCCGTGGCGGCGCTGAGACCCCGACCCGCCGTCGGCCCCGGGGGATTAAcgaggccggggggggggattaACGAGGCGGAGGGGGGGGATTAACGAGGCGGAGGGCGGATTAACGAGGCGTGGGGTGGATTAACGAGGCGGGGGGTGGATTAacgaggcgggggggggaatGTGCTGAGTCAGGGGGCCGGCCGGCCGTCCCCACCCCACACCTGCGCCCGCCCTCGCCGCGGGGTTACACAACAACGCGGGGGGGTTGACGGGGAGGGGGGGTTAATTAAGGTGCGTTGGGTAACGAggtggcggggcggggcccaggcgtccgggcgctgccccgcggggaAGCGCCGGAAGCTGCTTATCTGCCGCACGCGCCGAGAGCGGAGGGGGGGGGATCCCtctcgtcccccccccccccccgccccaccccaggggcccaggcgtccgggtgcccccccccccaataaccCAGGGGTCCAAGTGCTCtcagggggcccaggcgtccgggtgcccccCCCCACAACGACACCCAGGGGTCCCCGTGCTCCCacgggcccaggcgtccgggtgctccacccccccccacaaCGACACCCAGGGGTCCCCGTGCTCCCacgggcccaggcgtccgggtgccccacccccccccccacaacgACACCCAGGGGTCCCCGTGCTCCCacgggcccaggcgtccgggtgccccaccccccccccacaacgACACCCAGGGGTCCACGTGCTCCCacgggcccaggcgtccgggtgccccccccccccccccccccacaacgACACCCAGGGGTCCCCGTGCTCCCacgggcccaggcgtccgggtgccccatccccccccccacaacgACACCCAGGGGTCCCCGTGCTCCCacgggcccaggcgtccgggtgccccACCCCCACCTCCAAAAACCCACAGATCCGGGTGCCCCTCCCCCCTCTACCacagggcccaggcgtccgggtgctccccaaccccccccccccaccccaataCCCTGAGGTCTGGgtgcccccaccccccacccccacggggcccaggcgtccgggccggcACGCGCGCGCCGCTCGCTCCgtcttcttcccctttcccctcccccgCCTCCCGCGAGGctcgaggggcccaggcgtccggcgggggtgggggggggggcaggaggggggcgccccccccccccgggcggGGCTCACCGAGGCGCCGAGGATGATGAAGACGTGGGGGTCGCCCTGGAGGAAGgtgccgccgcggcgcagctCCTGCCGCAGCATCCCGCACACCTGCGACCGGCTCAGCTCCTGCGCCGCCATGGGGCCTGGGGGTCCGGCCGGGGGGCGggctgggcggggggggccgcctcccgccccgcccccgccccctcccgccccacGGCCTCCCCCGCGGCCCCCACACGCTCCCGCGGCCCCACCGACagccccccacatccccccgcggccccctccgtgccccacagccccccgctgcccccacCGAcagccccccgcggccccctccgtgccccacagccccccgctgcccccacTGACagccccccgctgccccctccGTGCCCCACATCCCCCCGCTGCCCCCACCGACagccccccgctgccccctccGTGCCCCACATCCCCCCGCTGCCCCCACTGAcagccccctgcagcccccaaaCACCCCCTTAGTGCCCCACACCCCCCCACTGACACCCCCCACAGCCCTACTCCCCCCTTACTGCCCCCACGCACCCCcttgctgccccacagcccctcgTGCTCCCCCCATTAACCCCCCCACTGCCCCTCTactccccccacacacccccttgctgccccacagcccctcgTGCTCCCCCCATTAACCCCCCCACTGCCCCTCTACTCCCCCCACGCACCCCcttgctgccccacagccccttctcccccccatTAACCCCCCCACTGCCCCTCTACTCCCCCCACGCACCCCcttgctgccccacagccccttctcccccccatTAACCCCCCCCACTGCCCCTCTACTCCCCCCACGCACCCCcttgctgccccacagcccctcgCGCTCCCCCCATTAACCcccccacagcctcctcccCCCTTGCTGCCCCCAAACGCCCCCTTACTGCCCCGCTGCCTCTCCGCTGCCCCCCTagacccccccagcccccccatCTGCCCGCCAGCCCCCACCCGCCCCACACCCCCAGCCCCGCCACCCCCTACTGCCCCACTCCCTTGCTGCCCCACCCCCCCATCAGCCCCCCCGGACacccccccaaaccccccaTTTCCCCCCaattccccccgccccccccgcggcccggtTAcccccgcggctccgcgccgccccgcccgccgccgccgctcccctcGCGCTCGCGCGGCTCCCCAtctcccccgcgccgccgccgccccctcccctccgccccgGCCAATCGCCGCGCGGCACCCCGCGACTCAACCAATGGGCGGGGACCAGGGGCGGGGcctcgcccgccgccccgcccccacccACCAATGGcaggccgcggggcggcgggcccCTGGCGTGCGCGGCCAATGGCAGgccggagggggcggggcgtgTAGCCCCGCCCCCTCAACCCACCGGGCGCCATGACACCTACCGAGGCGGAAGTGGTGTCGTGCGCGCCGGCGCTGTTTCCGCTTCCGGTGGCGGCGCCCGCcggaaggaggaaggaagcgcggccggggcgagcgcggcgctCGGAGGtagcgcggccgccgggccgggccgggccgggccgggccgggccgggccccggcgccgccgcagcgccctgCCCCTCTCTCCGCTCCCCGCAGGCGCGCGGATGAGCGGCGCCCGGTGGCGGCGGCCCGCGGACATGGTGCAGCCCGGtagcgccggcggcggcggcagcggcggccccggcccggcggcggcggcggagccggagcccggcgcggcgggggaggaggcggcgcccggccgggccccgccggagccggggagCCCCGAGGGGCTTCAGCGCCTCCTGGCCGAGAACCGGGACCTCAAGGGTGAGGGGGGACCGGGGGTGggactgggggcactgggaggcgCTGGGAGGCGggactgggggcactgggaggcgCTGGGAGGCGGGACTGGGTGTACTGGGAGGCGCTGGGAAGTGGGATTGGGTGTactgggaggtgctgggaggCCCTGGGCGATGGGGTTGAGCACTCCAGGGTAACTGGGAGACACTAGGAAGCGGCACTGGGGTGACTGAGGGTCTTGGAGCGGCTGGGGGCGCTGGGAGGCAGGCCCGGAGCGACTGGGAGTTGTTAGAAGGTGTTGGGATGACTGGGAGATATTAAAGGGGGTCCTGGGGTGACTGGGAGGCCCTGGCAGGGGtgactgggagcactgggaggggaAACAGGAGTCAATGGTaggtgctgctgcccaggggGTGTCTCTAGCGCCCCGTGACCCCCCCGCCGTGCCCTGTCCCCCCCCCAGAGGCGCTGCGGCGCTGCACGGAGGCGCTGCGGGGGGGTTTGGGGGTCTCTGGCGCCCCGTGACCCCCCCGCCGTGCCCTGTCCCCCCCCCAGAGGCGCTGCGGCGCTGCACGGAGGCGCTGCGGGGGGGTTTGGGGGTCTCTAGCGCCCCGTGACCCCCCCGCCGTGCCCTGTCCCCCCCCAGAGGCGCTGCGGCGCTGCACGGAGGCGCTGCGGGGGGGTTTGGGGGTCTCTGGCGCCCCGTGACCCCCCCGCCGTGCCCTGTCCCCCCCCAGAGGCGCTGCGGCGCTGCACGGAGGCGCTGCGGGGGGGTTTGGGGGTCTCTGGCGCCCCGTGACCCCCCCGCCGTGCCCTGTCCCCCCCCAGAGGCGCTGCGGCGCTGCACGGAGGCGCTGCGGGGGGGTTTGGGGGTCTCTGGCGCCCCGTGACCCCCCCGCCGTGCCCTGTCCCCCCCCCAGAGGCGCTGCGGCGCTGCACGGAGGCGCTGCGGGGGGGTTTGGGGGTCTCTGGCGCCCCGTGACCCCCCCGCCGTGCCCTGTCCCCCCCCAGAGGCGCTGCGGCGCTGCACGGAGGCGCTGCGGGGGGGTTTGGGGGTCTCTGGCGCCCCGTGACCCCCCCGCCGTGCCCTGTCCCCCCCCAGAGGCGCTGCGGCGCTGCACGGAGGCGCTGCGGGGGGGTTTGGGGGTCTCTAGCGCCCCGTGACCCCCCCGCCGTGCCCTGTCCCCCCCCAGAGGCGCTGCGGCGCTGCACGGAGGCGCTGCGGGGGGGTTTGGGGGTCTCTGGCGCCCCGTGACCCCCCCGCCGTGCCCTGTCCCCCCCCCAGAGGCGCTGCGGCGCTGCACGGAGGCGCTGCGGCGGCGCTGCGACGAGCTCCGGCGCTtgcaggcggcgcggcgggacgAGCGCGACGCCCTGCTCGGCCGCTTCCGGCAGGCCCGGGCCCTCGTGGAGCGGCTGCGCGcccaggccgccgccgccgccccccccggtgagccccccccgccccgccgcggcgcccccccgccgcggccccgctcaccCCCTCCCCGcaggcccccgccccgcgcccggagGACGACGGCGACGACGGCGGCCGCGACGATGATGATGACGATGGCAGTGGCAGCGCCCCGGAGCCTCCGCGCGACCTGCCGCCGCTGCAGGAGAACGGCAGGTGAGCTCCCGCGTGGGGCCGGGACCCGGCTCCCGCGTGGGGCCGGGACCCGGGGGACCCGACTCCCGCGTGGGGCCGGGACCCGATTCCTTGCGGTGCCGGGACGCGGCTCCGTGGGGCGCTGGGATCCGATCTCATACGGCACCGGGACGAGGCTCCGTACGGTGCCGGGATGGGCCTACCGGGGCGCTGGGCTCCGTGCCCGGATCGTGCTGGGATCCATCTGGATCGCTCCGGGCTCCGTCCCCGCGCCAGGGTTGCTCCATCCCCGCTCCCGGGTCGCTCCGGGCTCTGTCCCGGCGCCCGGGTCGCTCCGTCCCCGCTCCCGGGTCGCTCCGGGCCCCTCACGCCGTCCCGCCCTTCCGCAGGATCCCGgcggagctgctgcagcagcggctggcggcggcggagACCGAGTGAGTGCtggccggggagggcggcggggcgccgtggggcgcggcggggcgccgtggggcccgCGCCCCGTGTCCccgccccccaacccccccgTGCCGCAGGCAGGCGGCGCTGCGGgaggcgctggcggcggcgcgcgaggcccgggcggcggcggaggcccGGGCGCAGGAGGCCGCGCGGCAGGcggagctgcagctgcaggcgCTGCGGCGGCAGCTCGAGGtacggcggcggcggcggggggacgcgggggggggggacgggggacGCGTCCTCGGTGCCCGGTGCCACCGCCGCGTCCCCCCCCCGCAGCAGGACAAGGCCTCGGTGAAGGCGCAGGTGACGTCGCTGCTGGGCGAGCTGCAGGAGAGCCAGAGCCGCCTGGAGAGCAGCCGGCGGGAGCGCGCCGAGCTCGAGCAGAGGTGACAGCGGCGCCGGCGCGGTGACACCGCGGTGACGacggcgctgccggcgcggtGACAACACGGTGGCAGCGGCGCCGTTGCggtggcagtgctgctgccgGCGCGGTGACAACGGCGCTGTCGCGGTGACACCGCAGTGACTGCAGCGCCGTCACGGTGACAACAGCACCGTCGCGGTGACACTGCGGTGATAATGCCACCGCTGTCACGGTGATGCCACCACCATCATGGTGACGCCGCGGTGACGCCGCCGTGGGGATGTCTCCATCGTGGTGACACCATGGTGATGCTGCCATCGCAGCGATGCCGCCGCCGTCGCGGTGATGCCGTGGTGACGCTGCCGTGGCGGTGATGCCGCCGTGGTGGTGACGTCTCCATCGTGGTGACACCGCGGTGATGCCGCCGTGGCGGTGACGTCTCCGTCGTGGTGACACCGCGGTGATGCCGCCGTGGCGGTGATGCCGCCACTGTCATGGTGACGTCTCCGTGGTGGTGATGCCGCTGTGGCGGTGACGTCTCCGTCGTGGTGACACCGCGGTGATGCCGCCGTGGCGGTGACGCCTCCGTCGTGGTGACACCGCGGTGATGCCGCCGTGGCGGTGACGTCTCCGTCGTGGTGACACCGCGGTGATGCCGCCGTGGCGGTGATGCCGCCACTGTCATGGTGACGTCTCCGTGGTGGTGATGCCGCTGTGGCGGTGACGTCTCCGTCGTGGTGACACCGCGGTGATGCCGCCGTGGCGGTGACGCCTCCGTCGTGGTGACACCGCGGTGATGCCGCCGTGGCGGTGACGTCTCCGTCGTGGTGACACCGCGGTGACGTCTCCGTGGCGGTGACGTCTCCGTGGCGGTGACGCCGCCGCGGCGGTGACGGCGCGCTGTCCCCGcagggcgcgggcggccggcgagcgctgccgggcgctggaggaggcggcggccgcccaCAGCCTGCAGCTGGACCAGCTGCGGCTCCAGGCGCAGAACCTGGAGGCCGCCCTGCGCGTCGAGCGCCAAGGGGCCACCGAGGAGAAGtgagcgcggccgcggcgcggtcCCTCCCcgccccttcctcctcctcctcctcctcctcctcctcctcctcaccgcCGCGGCCTCCCCAGGCGCAAGCTGGTGCAGCTGCAGGTCGCCTACCACCACCTCTTCCAGGAGTACGACAGCCACATCAAGGCCAGCCTGGGCGACAGCAACCGCACCCAGGTGGGCGCGCGgggtccccccgccccgcggggcctCTGGCTCTCCTCGGGGGTCTCCCACGAGCCCCTTCCTGCTCTGCTCGAGGCCCCCGGGGTGGTTCCTGGGGTGGTTCCTGGTCTCCTTGAGGTCCCCGGGGTGGTTCCTGCTGCCCTTGGGGTCCCCGTGGTGCCTCCTGGTCTCCTTCCTGGTCTCCTTGAGGTCCCCGGGGTGGTTCCTGCTGCCCTTGGGGGTTCATGTGGTGCCTCCTGGTCTCCTTCCTGGTCTTCTTGAGGTCCCCGGGGTGGTTCCTGCTGCCCTTGGGGTTCCCTATGGTGCCTCCTGGTCTCCTTCCTGGTCTCCTTGAGGTCCCCGGGGTGGTTCCTGCTGCCCTTGGGGGTTCATGTGGTGCCTCCTGGTCTCCTTCCTGGTCTTCTTGAGGTCCCCGGGGTGGTTCCTGCTGCCCTTGGGGTTCCCTATGGTGCCTCCTGGTCTCCTTCCTGGTCTCCTTGAGGTCCCCGGGGTGGTTCCTGCTGCCCTTGGGGTCCATGTGGTGCCTCCTGATCTCCTTTCTAGTCTCCTTGAGGTCCCCGGGGTGGTTCCTGCTGCCCTTGGGGTTCCCTATGGTGCCTCCTGGTCTCCTTCCTGGTCTCCTTGAGGTCCCCGGGGTGGTTCCTGCTGCCCTCGGGGTTCCCCATGGTGGCCCTGGTCCCCTTTTTGGACCCTCGAGGTCTTGGGAGGGTTGTGGTGCTGTTTCTGGTCCCCCTGAGGTCCCCGGGGTGGTTCCCAGTCCCCTTAGGGTCTCCAGGGTGGTTCCTGGTCCCCTTTCTGGCCCCCCCAGGGTGGTTCTTGGTCCCCTTCGGGGTTCCAGGGTGGCTCCTAGCCCCATTTCTGGTCCCCTCGGGGTCTCCGAGGTgcttcctgctctgctct
Encoded here:
- the IKBKG gene encoding NF-kappa-B essential modulator; translated protein: PPEPGSPEGLQRLLAENRDLKEALRRCTEALRRRCDELRRLQAARRDERDALLGRFRQARALVERLRAQAAAAAPAPRPEDDGDDGGRDDDDDDGSGSAPEPPRDLPPLQENGRIPAELLQQRLAAAETEQAALREALAAAREARAAAEARAQEAARQAELQLQALRRQLEQDKASVKAQVTSLLGELQESQSRLESSRRERAELEQRARAAGERCRALEEAAAAHSLQLDQLRLQAQNLEAALRVERQGATEEKRKLVQLQVAYHHLFQEYDSHIKASLGDSNRTQLAEVVAQLQQAEEALVAKQELIDKLKAEAERHRATLETIPVLQAQADIYKADFEAERAAREQLHAQRESLQQSLAQLQRHCERLRADAQGAAWARMEEMRNRHAELRGSVPPGGYGGLALAGPPPPRAAPEEQPDFCCPKCQYKAPDMDTLQIHVMDCIK